The Deinococcus aquaticus genomic interval CGCGCGCGATCTCCATGCTGGCGCGGCGGGCGTGGTAGTGCACGGCCGCGAAGTACACGTCCACGAACTCCAGCGCCTCGGGGCTGCCGTACGCGATCTCGTTCTTCGCCAGGAACGAGTGCAGGCCCATGGCGCCCAGGCCCACGCTGCGCATCTCCTCGTTCGCGCGGCGCACGGCGGGCACCTCCGTGATGCTGGTGGAGCGGGCCACGTCGTCCAGCATGCGCACGGCGGCGCGCACCACGCGGCCCAGATCGCCACTGGCGACACTCTGCTCGATCACCAGCGACGCAAGGTTGCAGCTCACGTCCAGACCCACCTGATCCTGGCCTTCTTTGCCGTACGCGTGGAAGGTGCTGGGCAGCGTGGGTTGCAGGATCTCGCTGCACAGATTGCTCATCTTGATCGTCCCGACGTTCGGGATGGGGTTCACGGCGTTCGCGTTGCCCTCGAACAGCAGGTACGGGTACCCGCTCTCGCCCTGCGTGACCGCGATCTCCTCCATGACACGCCGCGCCGACACGCGCTTCTTGCGGATGTCCGGGTTCGCGACCAGCGCGTCGTACTCGCGCGTCCAGTCGATACTCGTGAACTCGCGCCCCGTCGCCTGGAACAGCGAGTGCGGGTAGAACTGGTAGATGTCCTCACCGGCCCGGACCTTCTGCATGAACACGTCCGGCACGGTCGCCCCGACCGACAGGGTCTTCAGGCGCGCGTCCTCGTCCGACGCGATCTTCTTGGCACTCAGGGTGTCCAGGAAGTCGGCGTGCATGACGCTCAGGTAGATCGCCCCGGCGCCCGGACGCTGCCCGGCCTGATCGGCGTAGCGCAGCATGTTGTCCAGCATCTTCGCCACGCCCATCACGCCCTTCGTGACGTTCTGAATGCCGCGCAAACTCTCGCCACGCGCCCGCAGGTTACTGACCTCCACGCCGATCCCGCCGCCGCCCTTGCTGAGTTCCGCCACGAACGACAGCGTCTTCGTGATGGAATCCAGGTTGTCCGTGCAGTCCTGAAGCAGGAAGCAGCTGACCAGCCGCCCCGTGTTCGCCTTCCCGGAATTCATCAGGGTAGGCGTGGCCGGCGTGAACGTCTGGTTCACCAGGTGATGCACGAGTTCCAGCGCTTCCTCGACGCTGCTGCTGCGCGCCAGGGCCGTCACGCTCAGGCGGTCCTCGAAGCGCTCCAGCCACTGCTGGCGGTCCGGGGTCATGGTCGCGTACTCGCTGTAGAACTTGAACGCCCCCATGAACGACCGGAACCGGAAGTCGTACCCGTACGCCCGCTGGAACACGGCCTTCACGTCACGCGGGTGGTAGCGCGCGAACACTGCCGGGTCCCACACGCCCTTCTCGGTCATGTACGCGACCTTCTCGGCCAGCGTCGGGAACGTCACGGTATTGGGGTTCACCTTCTCCGTGAAGTACGCCTGCAGCGCCTGCGCGTCATGACTCGTGTCGATACGCGTGCCCGAAAGCACCCGGTTATTCAGTTCAATCCAGCGTTCCATAACTTTCCCCCCCACCCGGCAGGTGCGACCGCACCCAGCGCGTGACCTGCTCACGGTCCGAGACCGTTCCACCCTTGTTCAGACGCGCCACCAGCGGCACCCGGAACTCCGAGGCGATCCGGTCCCCCGCCCGCCCGAAATTCGCGCCCCAGTGGTAACTGCCGCTGGACACCACGCCCCGCAGGCCCCCCGCATGCGCCCGCAGGAACGCCGCCGTGCTGGCCGGCACCTCCCCCTGCCCGAACGTGTACGTCAGCAGCAGGAACGGTTCACCCGGCGCGGGCGGCGCGTCCTTCACGGACCCCACCGGCACGCCCCCCGCCTCCCGCGACACCGCCAGCGCAAAGCGGCGCACGTTCCCGGTCAGGGAATCGAACACCAGCCTCATGCCGGACTCCTGCCCCGTAAAACAGGCCCGGAAGCAGAGCGCAGCCCGGAAGGCCGCAAGGATGAAACCCATGTACGCATAAGAGAAACCGCCTTGTGCCCCTACCGCGGGGGACCGTGAGATGGGCGTGTCTTCGCTGGGCGAGCGTTCGGACTGAAACCGTGGCGCGACCGTACCGGACTGAACTCCACTGTGGGAGCGTGACCGGATTTCCCTCTGTTCCCGCGAAGTGCTGCCGGGTGGCAACGACAGCGCGGAGTCTACATGCTGTATCTCCGCCGGTCAAACCGGGCGTGGGGATACAGCATCTTGTGTCTTTGATTGCGGAGTAAAATGCCAGAACGGACTCAGGATGTGTCCAGAGTCCGTTCTGAGTTACGGCCGTCTGCGGCCCAAGCTGGTCAGCCTATCATCCACAGGGTGATCAGATCGGAGAGGTCCTGCGAAAAGGATGCCAGGGCCAGACTGACGGCCACCCCGTTCAGATACTTGAGGTATGGAATCAGTTTGCTGATACTGCCGGATTTGTTGGCTTTAATCAGCGCAAGAATCAGGACGGCCGGAACGATAACAAGCAGGGCTTCTAGAAGCATGGCACTCCTTGGAAAGACAGAGAGAATCCATAAATGGGTGACACCGCATGGCTGACCGGCCGAGCGCTAAAAGTCCATGAAGAACCGCCTTGTGCCCCTACCGCGGGGGACCGTGAGATGGGCGTTTCTTCGCTGGGCGAGCGTTCGGACTGGAACCGTGGCGCGACCGTACCGGACTGAACCCCACTGTGGGAGCGTGACCGGACTTCCCTCTGTTCCCGCGAAGTGTTGCCGGGTAGCAACGACAGCGCGGAGTCTACATGTAGTACGTGGTCAGGTCAAACGCACCTGCACATGCAAGATCTTGACTGTTCCGTCCCGCGTGTCCCGCACTGAAAGACCCCCGTGACGGCCCGCGCGGCATGATGCCCCGGTGACGTTCTCCGCCCGCCTCCTGCTGACCCTGCTGTGCGCCGCCCTGCTCCCGACCGGTCTTGCTGCGTCACCTGCCGCGCAGGCCGCCGCGAAGGTTCCCGGGTACGTGCTTCAGGGCATGCCGCTCGTCCGGCAGTCGTACAACGCCTGTGGGCCTGCCAGCATCACGCAGGTGCTGGCGTACTTCGGGCGGCAGGTCAGCATGGCCGACGTGAGCCGCCAGACCCGCCCCAGCGACCGCTCGTACATGACCGCGCAGGCCATCGTGAACTACGCCCCGAAAGTGGGCATGCAGGCCCGGCTGTTCACGGGCGGGAACCTGAACACCGTCAAGAGTGCCATTCGCGCCGGGCTGCCCATCATCGCGCTGCAATCGCACATCACGGACACCGGCACTGTCATCCCGCACTGGCGGGTGCTGGTCGGGTACAACGACGTGACCGCGCAGGTGTACATCATGGACCCCCTGCTGGGGTACGTCGCCATGCGCTACAGCGACATGGACCGCGTCTGGGCCGACCAGCGAGGTCAGTTTGCGGTGCTGTTCCCGCCCACCCTGGCCGGGACGGTCCGGAAGGTCATCGGGTAGGGGTCAGTCACGCGCCGGTCAGGGCGGCTCATCTGCGGCCCGCCGTGGCCCGCGCTGTCCGTACACTGACGGCATGCCCATCCGCCGCCGCCTGACCGCGCTGCTCCTGCCCGCCCTGCTGGGCAGCTGCGCGCTGCTGAACGACCCGCGCAGCAGTTTCAACGCCGGTCAGACCTGGATCGTCACGGGACAGGACGGCCCGGTGCCCCTGCGAACCGTGGCCCGCACCGGCCTGTTCAGCGACGAGATCGCCACCGACCGTACGAAACTGTTCTGGCAGGACCGGCCCGTGCCGAAGCTCACGACCAACCAGACGGGCCTGTTCGCCGCGCGGATCCTGTTCCCGAACACCGCGCCGGTCATCACCCGCGAACCGCAGAGCGGTGAAACCATGATCGTCTGGAATGCCGGGCAGCCGGGCGTGCTGTACGCCTGCCTGATCCGCGACGGCGGCTCGCCCCGCACGCACGTGTACGGCGACCTGACCCGCTCGTACCTGCAACAGGAGGCCCCGCTCGGGCAGTGCGAGGCCGTCCTTCAGGACTGACCGAATTCAGACCTGGCGGGCCACGTCAGGGCCAGCAGGGCGTCCACGGTCTCCCCGACGGTCAGGGCGCTGCTGTCCACGACTGCCCAGCCAGCCTCGCGGAACAGTTCGGGCGGCATCTGTCCGTACAGCCCGTCGATCAGGGGAACGAGCACGGACGTGTCGTACGTCTTGTTCGTGCGGGTCCGGTTGCGTTCGTGCGCGACCTCCAGGGTGGTGTACAGCCGCACCGGGCGCACGTCCAGACCCTCCCAGTGGCGCGCCATGAACGCCAGATCGTCCGGCCACAGCACGTCCTCAATAGCCACCGCAAAGCCCTCCTGCGCGTACAGGCGGGCCGTCTGCGCCGCCCGACGTGCGGGCCAGCGCGAACTGCCGCGCGGCCTCCGGCGGGTGATCCAGCGCCGGCTGCGCCAGCCCGGATACCACCTGCTCACGTAGATCGTCGATGGACAGGTGCAGCCCGAACGGGAAGCGGCCCAGCAACGCCGCTGACACCGTACTTTTGCCCGCACCCGGACTGCCGCTGAACACCCAGATCACGCCGCTCATGCCGGGCAGCGTAGCGCAGCCCCTGCCCACGCCCTTCCTTAGATGCCACGTGACCGGCGACAGTTTGACCGGCGACTGGCAGCCGCTGTCCGGGTACCGCTCAGATCAGGAACACGCCGTCTTCCTGCACGACCTCGCCGTCCAGGCTCAGGCGGCCGCCCTGGCGCAGGTCCGTGATCAGGTCCCAGTGGACGGCGCTGGCGTTTATGCCGCCCGTTTCCGGGTAGCTCTTGCCGATGGCGAGGTGCACGGTTCCGCCGATCTTCTCGTCGAACAGGATGTTCCCGGTGGGCACCTGAATGCCGGTGTTCGTGCCGATGCCTAGTTCACCCAGGCGGCGCGCGCCGGGGTCGGTGTTCAGCGCGGCGTGCAGGGCGCTCTCGCCCTCGTCGGCGCTGGCAGCCACGACCTGCCCGGCGCGGAATTCCAGGCGGGCGCCGCGCACCATCTGCCCCTGGTACTCGGCGGGCACGGTGAAGGTCACGATCCCTTCGGCGCTGTCCTCGTGCGGCCCGGTGAAGACCTCGCCGCTGGGCATGTTGCGTTTGCCGTCACTGTTCGCCCAGGTGCGCCCGCCCACGCGCAGGGTCAGGTCGGTGCCGGGCGCCTCGATGCGGACCACGTCGGCGCGGGTCAGGCGTTCGATCAGGCGGGCCTGGGTGGCGCGGACCTCACCCCACGCGGCGACCGGGTCGGGCCGGTCGAGGAACATGGCGCGCATCACGAAATCCCCGAACTGCGCTTCATTCATGCCGGCCTGCGCGGCGGCGTGCGCGGTGGGGTACAGGGTCAGGCTCCACTTGCGGCGGGCGCGGGCGGAGGCGACGGGGGCGTTCGCGGCCAGCAGGCGGGCGCGGCGGGCGGCGTCCACGGGGTGGGCGGGGGCAGGTGTCAGGACGCGCAGGCTACCGTCCAGGGCTTCCACGTCGCCCAGATCGGCGGGGTGAATGGCGTCCAGCACGGCGTCACTGGCGAGTTCCGCGAAGTCCTCCTGCTGGCCTGGGTAATCCACGCGCACGACGGGCCGCGCGCCGCGCGTGAGCAGGGCGCGGGTCACGGCGCGGATCAGGGGCGTGGCCGCCTGCCCGCCCGCGACCAGCAGGCGCTCGCCGGGCGCGGCCGAGAGGCAGTAGTCGGCCAGCAGGGCCGCGTGAAGGTCCGGGTCGTACGCCACGTAAGAGGTGTTTGTTTGCACGTCCGCGAGGCTACCACCCGCCGCGCGGGGTATTCTCGCCGGATATGACGGCCCCAGTTTCAACCGCGCCCGACCCCCTGAACACTGCCGTACTGACGATCGCCTGCCCGGACCGGGGCGGGATCGTCGCGGCCGTCTCGCAGTTCCTGCACAACCACGGCGCGAACATCATCCACAGTGACCAGCACAGCACGGACCCGCAGGGCGGCACGTTCTTCATGCGCATGGAATTCCACCTCGCGGGGCTGGACCTGGCCCGCGATCAGTTCGAGCGGGCCTTCGCGAACGTGGTCGCCACGCCGTTCGGCATGGACTGGAGCGTGCATTACACCACGCAGCCCAAACGCATGGCCGTGCTGGTCAGCCGTTACGACCACTGCTTCCTGGACCTGATGTGGCGCAAGCGCCGGGGTGAACTGAACGTGGAGATCCCGCTGATCATCAGTAACCACGAGGACCTGCGGCGCGACGCGGAGATGTTCGGCATTCCCTTCCACGTCGTGAAGGTCACCAAGGAGAACAAGGCCGAGGCCGAGGCCGAGCAGGTGCGCCTGATGCACGAGGCGAACGTGGATTTCGCTGTGCTGGCGCGGTACATGCAGATCCTGAGCGGCGAGCTGCTGCGCTCGTTCGGGCGGCCCGTGATCAACATTCACCACTCGTTCCTGCCCGCGTTCATCGGGGCGAACCCGTACCGCGCGGCGTTCAACCGGGGCGTGAAACTGATCGGCGCGACCAGCCACTACGTCACCGAGGAACTCGACGCCGGGCCGATCATCGCGCAGGACGTGATTCCCGTCACGCACCGCGAGACGCCGGACACCCTGATGCGCCTGGGCCGTGACGTGGAGCGGCAGGTGCTGGCCCGCGCTGTGAAAGCGCACGTGGAAGACCGCGTGCTGGTGCACGGCAACAAGACCGTCGTGTTCTGATACGGACTCCGATTGAATGGGCTGCAAAGACCGTTCAATCCGAGCGGAGCGAGAAGGAGAGAAGCGGGTTCCGGGCGTGGAGTTGGCAATCCGGTGAAGTTCCGGATTGTCAGCGAAACAGACGGAATCCGTATGAGATGGCGTGAGCAGGGGGGGCCATGAGACCTGCCCCACGCCCTGCCGCGTCCATGTCCCTTGAGCTTACCGATCGGTCAGGTTAGGCTGGTTCTCATGGCGACCCTGTACCTCGTGCTGCTGACCCTTCACAACCTCAACCGCTGGGTGATCCTGCTGACCGGCCTGTGGGCACTGGTGCAGACCATCCCCGGCCTGACCAGCGGCCGGCCCTTCACGCCCGCCGATCGCCGCCCCGTCGCCGCGTTCATGGGTAGCCTGCACCTTCAGGTGGTGCTGGGCCTGCTGCTGTTCGCGTTCATGGGCATGCAGAACATCCCGGTGTTCGCCGGAGCGCCCCGCCCCAGCTTCCAGTGGGAACACCTGGGCCTGGGCGTCCTGGCCGCCGTGTTCGCCACGCTGGGCAGCATTCAGAGCCGCAAGGCCGCCACCGACCCCCTGAAATTCCGCGCGGCCGCCCTGTGGACCGGCCTGTCGATGATCGTCATCCTGGCGGGCATTCCCTGGTGGCGGCCCCTGCTGCGCTTCTTTAACCAGTAAGCGCGCCCTGCTGCGCCCGGCCCCCTTCCCGCGTGGGTGGGGGCCGGGTCATACCGGGGTGGGCCGGTCGGGGGTTCGAGCCTTGGCCGGTGCGTCCGGCGCGGCGCGGGGCGTGGGGCGAAGCAGGCTCAGCAGCACGCGGCCCCGGTCGGCCGGGCGCGGCACCTGCGCGGCGATCAGCAGTGACCGCGCCAGCCAGCCCAGCCGACCACCGAGGGTCAGGCCAGTGCCCGGTCCGGGGCCGCGCAGGTGGGTCACGGCGTTCCAGTGGCCCAGTCGCACGCTGCGGGCCGCCCAGTGCGGACCGGCCGGGAAGGGCTGTGCCCCGGGCCTGCAGAGCGTGCGGGCCACGTTCTGCCCGGCGTGCCAGCCGTGCGCGGCCGTGCGGGCCGCCCAGACGGACGTGGGGTCCGGCACGCGCAGGGCCGCGTCGGTCAGCAGGAACCCCCCGGGCGTGCGGGGCAGGGTTTCCGTGCCGGGCAGAACGTGCGGCGCCGCGTCCGTGACCACGGTCAGGTCGTGATCGTCGCGCCCGTCACTGCCAGTTCCGCGGGCCAATTCATGAATGGTCACGCCGGCCGCCCCCAGGGCCGCGCGGACCGGGACGCTCAGGCCGGGCTGCGCGGACAGCAGTTCGCCGCCGCACCGCAGGGTCACGCCGCCGCCCAGGTCACGTTCCCGCTGCCACTCACGGACGGCCAGGGCCAGTTCCGCCCCGGCCACGTCGCCGCCCAGCACGGTCACGCGGACCGGCGGGTGGTCACTCAGCCGGTCTGCCAGCGCGGCGGTGGGTGCGTCCGGCCGGTCGTCACCCAGGATCAGGTGATCGAACCCCAGCCAGCACGGGTCGTGGTCTGCGCGGCTCACCTGAAGGCGCTGCATGGTCAGGTCCGCCTGCATGACCCGGCCGACCAGCACGGTCGCGCGGGGCAGCAGCGTGCGCAGGGGTGTGCGGGCGGACTCTGCTGGCAGGTGCCCGGCCAGCACATCGGCGTGCAGGTCGGGCGCGTGAACGTCCGGCGTTTCGCTGATCACGGTCAGGTGCACGTCACCGCTGCGCACGGCCCGCCCGGCGGCCCGCAGCAGCGCCCGGTACGCGGCGAGGCCCGCCGGGCCGTTCCCCACGATCACCACCCGCGTCACCAGGGAACGGCCGGCCGTCAATCGGATCGGCTGGTGGGCGGGCAGGCTGGAGAGGGGGGCAGGCATGGCAGGAACCTCCGGGGAAACGGCGTGGCAGGCAGGGCGGGGCAGCAAGCAGGGGAGAGTGGACGGTCGCCCAGAGTGTGCCACTGGCCGCGTTACGGCCCCGTTAGCGCTTGCCCCTGCTTGTGCATGTTGTCCTGCCTACCATGACCGGACCGTGATCAGCTGGCGGTCAGGTGCGCCCGTCCCGGTCGGGTGGAGCCGCTGCCGCGCAGCACGGCAAACGAAAACCGCCACCGGCCGCAGGGGCGGGGTGGCGGTCGGCAGAGGGCCGGCTCAGCGGCCGGGTTCGATGATGACCTTGCCGGTCGTCTTGCGGTCCAGCAGGTCTTGGAAGGCGCGGGCGCTGTCGGCCAGGGCGTAGGTGGGGCCGACCTGCGGCGTGACCTGCCCGCTCCCGACCAGTCCGGCGAGGGCCTGCGCGGCCTGCATGGTCGCGGCGCGGTCGTTCATCAGGCTGGTCAGCCACAGGCCCGTGACGGTCAGGTTGCGTTTCATGAGTTCCACGGGGCGCATGTTCGCCTGCTCGCGGCTGGCGTTCCCGATCACGATGATCCGGCCCTGCGGGGCGGCCATGTCCAGGCTCTCCTGGAAGCGTTTGCCGCCCACGACTTCCAGGATCAGGGGCACGCCCTTGCCGCCGGCCGCGTCACGGACTTTCTGCACGCGGTCCGGGTCGTCCTGCAGGATGGTCACGTCGGCGCCCAGGTCGCGGGCCAGCGCGAGTTTCTCGTCGGTGCTGGCCAGCGCGATCACGTGCATGCCCATCGCCTTGGCGAGCTGGATGCTGGCGGTGCCGAGTGCCCCGGCGGCGGCCTGCACGAGCACCCACTCGCCTTCCACGCCGCGCCCCAGGGTTTTCAGGCCGTGGTACGCGGTGAAGTACGACACGGGGAACGCGGCGGCCTGCGCGCCGCTCAGGTTCTCCGGGACGGGGATCAGGCCGGCGGCGTTCACGACCGAGTAGCGGGCCAGGGCGCCGCTGCCGCCCAGCGCGGCCACGCGCTGCCCGACCTGCACGCCCGTGACGCCCTCGCCGAGGGATTCGACGATCCCGGCGAATTCCATGCCCGGCGTGTAGGGCACGCGGGTACGGGTCAGGTACTCCCCGGCGACGCTCAGAACGTCCGCGAAGTTGATGCCGACGGCCTCGACCTCGATGCGGACCTCGCCGGGGCCGGGGGTGGGGGCGGGAACGTCCTGGAGTTCCATCACGTCTGGGGGGCCGAGTCGTTCGACCCGGATGGCCTTCATGGATTCACTCATGAGGCGCAGCATACCCGACTGTCACCCCCAAAGTGAACGTTGACGTACATCTTGAACGTGAACGTGTTTGACCGGGTTCAGAAATCGTGAAAAGCTAGGGGCCGAACCACAACCACATCACCCACCCATCAGGAGGCCCTACCGTGAGCACCCCCGAGTCCAGCAGCCAGCCCAGCCTCGTGCAGCAGTCCCGCGACGGCGACGTCCTCATCCTGACCATCAACAACCCGCCCGTGAACGCCTTCTCGCCCGGCGTGCCCGAAGGCCTGAAAGCCGGCCTGGACGCCGCCGCAGCTGACGACAGCGTCAGGGCCGTGGTCATCATCGGCGGCGGGCGCACCTTCGTCGCCGGGGCCGACATCCGCACCTTCGACCTGCCCCGCGAGCAGTCCCCGGACCTGCGCGGCACCATCGAGAAACTCGACGCGTTCACCAAACCCACCGTCGCCGCCATTCACGGCACCGCGCTGGGCGGCGGCCTGGAACTCGCCATGGGCTGCACGTACCGCGTGGCCGTGCCCGGCGC includes:
- the nrdE gene encoding class 1b ribonucleoside-diphosphate reductase subunit alpha, whose translation is MERWIELNNRVLSGTRIDTSHDAQALQAYFTEKVNPNTVTFPTLAEKVAYMTEKGVWDPAVFARYHPRDVKAVFQRAYGYDFRFRSFMGAFKFYSEYATMTPDRQQWLERFEDRLSVTALARSSSVEEALELVHHLVNQTFTPATPTLMNSGKANTGRLVSCFLLQDCTDNLDSITKTLSFVAELSKGGGGIGVEVSNLRARGESLRGIQNVTKGVMGVAKMLDNMLRYADQAGQRPGAGAIYLSVMHADFLDTLSAKKIASDEDARLKTLSVGATVPDVFMQKVRAGEDIYQFYPHSLFQATGREFTSIDWTREYDALVANPDIRKKRVSARRVMEEIAVTQGESGYPYLLFEGNANAVNPIPNVGTIKMSNLCSEILQPTLPSTFHAYGKEGQDQVGLDVSCNLASLVIEQSVASGDLGRVVRAAVRMLDDVARSTSITEVPAVRRANEEMRSVGLGAMGLHSFLAKNEIAYGSPEALEFVDVYFAAVHYHARRASMEIARDTGFVFRGFEGSRYQSGEHFAQYLAQDFAPRTPEVAALFEGHHLPTCEDWAQLVQDIRTHGLAHSFVMAIAPTGSISYVSNASASIMPITERVETRTSNKARTIYPMPHLNELTEWFYEEAYDMDQRRVIDTVAAAQKHVDQGISCTLFIPSSATTRTLQRYYLYAYAKGLKTLYYTRLRKVSIDECLSCAV
- a CDS encoding ribonucleotide reductase stimulatory protein codes for the protein MRLVFDSLTGNVRRFALAVSREAGGVPVGSVKDAPPAPGEPFLLLTYTFGQGEVPASTAAFLRAHAGGLRGVVSSGSYHWGANFGRAGDRIASEFRVPLVARLNKGGTVSDREQVTRWVRSHLPGGGESYGTLD
- a CDS encoding C39 family peptidase, with amino-acid sequence MTFSARLLLTLLCAALLPTGLAASPAAQAAAKVPGYVLQGMPLVRQSYNACGPASITQVLAYFGRQVSMADVSRQTRPSDRSYMTAQAIVNYAPKVGMQARLFTGGNLNTVKSAIRAGLPIIALQSHITDTGTVIPHWRVLVGYNDVTAQVYIMDPLLGYVAMRYSDMDRVWADQRGQFAVLFPPTLAGTVRKVIG
- a CDS encoding AAA family ATPase translates to MSGVIWVFSGSPGAGKSTVSAALLGRFPFGLHLSIDDLREQVVSGLAQPALDHPPEAARQFALARTSGGADGPPVRAGGLCGGY
- a CDS encoding aminopeptidase — protein: MQTNTSYVAYDPDLHAALLADYCLSAAPGERLLVAGGQAATPLIRAVTRALLTRGARPVVRVDYPGQQEDFAELASDAVLDAIHPADLGDVEALDGSLRVLTPAPAHPVDAARRARLLAANAPVASARARRKWSLTLYPTAHAAAQAGMNEAQFGDFVMRAMFLDRPDPVAAWGEVRATQARLIERLTRADVVRIEAPGTDLTLRVGGRTWANSDGKRNMPSGEVFTGPHEDSAEGIVTFTVPAEYQGQMVRGARLEFRAGQVVAASADEGESALHAALNTDPGARRLGELGIGTNTGIQVPTGNILFDEKIGGTVHLAIGKSYPETGGINASAVHWDLITDLRQGGRLSLDGEVVQEDGVFLI
- the purU gene encoding formyltetrahydrofolate deformylase; this translates as MTAPVSTAPDPLNTAVLTIACPDRGGIVAAVSQFLHNHGANIIHSDQHSTDPQGGTFFMRMEFHLAGLDLARDQFERAFANVVATPFGMDWSVHYTTQPKRMAVLVSRYDHCFLDLMWRKRRGELNVEIPLIISNHEDLRRDAEMFGIPFHVVKVTKENKAEAEAEQVRLMHEANVDFAVLARYMQILSGELLRSFGRPVINIHHSFLPAFIGANPYRAAFNRGVKLIGATSHYVTEELDAGPIIAQDVIPVTHRETPDTLMRLGRDVERQVLARAVKAHVEDRVLVHGNKTVVF
- a CDS encoding NADPH:quinone oxidoreductase family protein, with amino-acid sequence MSESMKAIRVERLGPPDVMELQDVPAPTPGPGEVRIEVEAVGINFADVLSVAGEYLTRTRVPYTPGMEFAGIVESLGEGVTGVQVGQRVAALGGSGALARYSVVNAAGLIPVPENLSGAQAAAFPVSYFTAYHGLKTLGRGVEGEWVLVQAAAGALGTASIQLAKAMGMHVIALASTDEKLALARDLGADVTILQDDPDRVQKVRDAAGGKGVPLILEVVGGKRFQESLDMAAPQGRIIVIGNASREQANMRPVELMKRNLTVTGLWLTSLMNDRAATMQAAQALAGLVGSGQVTPQVGPTYALADSARAFQDLLDRKTTGKVIIEPGR